In a genomic window of Nodosilinea sp. PGN35:
- a CDS encoding PP2C family serine/threonine-protein phosphatase, producing MGWRAIARSAIGTRHQAQQQPCQDYGAVMVAAPKALRHRHGVILGAVADGAGSAPHSALGARLAVATTLKYLAMSEAWLQKRQQSWQRWPQPPPEALMQKLFAKAVARSQTQIAQQASAKGWAPQDLACTLLAFLATPDWLAAMQIGDGFIVVRYGGAPAQGDYELLFEPDRGEFANQTTFVTAADALATMQVAVVGRPPAFIAAATDGIERVALRLKDWAPFAPFFSPLEEYLAETPHPEADDAYLMSFLTSERLNQKTDDDKTLLLCRCDRYCTEWDS from the coding sequence GTGGGTTGGAGAGCAATTGCCCGGTCGGCCATCGGCACTCGCCATCAGGCCCAGCAGCAGCCCTGTCAAGACTACGGGGCGGTGATGGTGGCGGCCCCCAAGGCTCTGCGCCATCGCCACGGGGTCATCCTCGGCGCGGTGGCCGACGGGGCCGGCAGCGCACCCCACTCTGCCCTTGGGGCAAGGCTGGCGGTGGCCACTACGCTAAAGTACCTGGCCATGAGCGAAGCCTGGCTGCAAAAGCGGCAGCAATCGTGGCAGCGCTGGCCCCAGCCGCCCCCCGAGGCGCTGATGCAAAAACTGTTTGCCAAGGCGGTGGCGCGATCGCAGACCCAAATTGCCCAGCAGGCCAGCGCCAAGGGCTGGGCACCCCAGGATTTGGCCTGTACCCTGCTGGCGTTTTTGGCCACCCCCGACTGGCTGGCGGCGATGCAGATTGGCGACGGCTTTATCGTGGTGCGCTACGGGGGGGCACCCGCTCAGGGCGACTACGAACTGCTGTTTGAGCCCGATCGCGGCGAGTTCGCCAACCAGACCACCTTTGTCACCGCCGCCGATGCCCTGGCGACCATGCAGGTGGCCGTGGTGGGTCGCCCGCCAGCATTCATTGCCGCCGCCACCGATGGCATTGAGCGGGTCGCCCTGCGCCTCAAAGACTGGGCACCCTTTGCGCCCTTCTTCAGCCCCCTGGAAGAATATCTGGCAGAAACCCCCCACCCCGAGGCCGACGACGCGTATCTGATGAGCTTTTTAACCTCCGAGCGGCTGAATCAAAAAACCGACGACGATAAAACCTTGCTGCTGTGCCGCTGCGATCGCTATTGCACTGAATGGGATAGTTAG
- a CDS encoding VWA domain-containing protein yields MPVGLPEFVENPENRCPVILLLDTSNSMAGEPIQELSRGVEVFKQDTLKDSKAALSVEVAIVAFGPVRLVQDFTTIDQLTPPELVADGLTPMGEAIDYSLALLEARKETYKENGIQYYRPWIFLITDGAPTDGWQGAAEKIRAGEAARKFCFFAVGVEGADMKTLSQIAPAERPPLLLKGLDFSPMFVWLSTSMKRVSSSKVGEALALPPVEWGQITT; encoded by the coding sequence ATGCCTGTAGGATTGCCTGAGTTCGTTGAGAACCCTGAAAACCGCTGTCCGGTCATCTTGCTGCTCGACACCTCTAACTCCATGGCGGGCGAGCCCATTCAGGAGCTGAGCCGGGGCGTAGAGGTGTTTAAGCAAGACACCCTCAAAGACAGCAAAGCCGCCCTGAGCGTCGAAGTAGCGATCGTCGCCTTTGGGCCAGTGCGGCTGGTGCAAGACTTTACCACCATCGACCAGCTCACCCCGCCAGAGCTGGTGGCCGATGGCCTCACCCCCATGGGCGAAGCCATCGACTACTCCCTGGCGCTGCTCGAAGCGCGCAAGGAGACCTACAAAGAAAACGGCATTCAGTACTATCGGCCCTGGATTTTTCTGATTACCGACGGTGCCCCCACCGATGGCTGGCAGGGGGCGGCGGAGAAAATTCGCGCCGGGGAGGCGGCCCGCAAGTTTTGCTTCTTTGCCGTCGGTGTCGAGGGGGCCGATATGAAAACCCTCAGCCAGATTGCCCCGGCGGAGCGTCCGCCGCTGCTGCTCAAGGGGCTCGACTTTAGCCCCATGTTTGTCTGGCTGAGCACCTCGATGAAGCGGGTGTCGAGCAGTAAGGTGGGTGAGGCCCTGGCCCTGCCCCCGGTGGAATGGGGCCAGATCACTACCTAG
- a CDS encoding NERD domain-containing protein, which translates to MIVKELDPIAPNASKQVQAGRRAEEQMAFYLRRAFGEDPKIKVLNGLRVERQGEVAQIDHLLISTHGFILIESKSVTTQIRVNAQGEWSRQVGRAWQGMPSPVLQVERQAELLKALLNDHVDQFFRKVLTLQFTFTSVPFDGLVAISDVGMIQRPPGFATKRVLKADQITSRIQEMHAAYRRASGLFSLNLKDAGAEFSDKSVTNLAEFLLQQHRPQPQLTDMSAPTAPLPRAVAPSSPPEVKSAAKQVASPVANPPSPSTPRPQAVSPTLRAAAPPATQLSSPSPQPRRGQVAPPSAGAAPAHTCRACGSSQLAIVYGKYGYYFKCADCSGNTPIKVTCANGEKAKISKQGREFYTLCDDRANPQLFYVNPET; encoded by the coding sequence ATGATTGTTAAAGAGCTGGATCCTATTGCCCCCAATGCCAGTAAGCAGGTGCAGGCCGGACGCAGGGCTGAAGAGCAGATGGCGTTTTACCTGCGCCGGGCGTTTGGCGAAGACCCCAAAATCAAAGTGCTGAACGGCTTGCGGGTAGAGCGACAGGGCGAGGTCGCCCAAATCGACCATCTGCTGATCAGCACCCACGGATTTATTCTGATCGAGAGCAAAAGCGTCACCACCCAGATTCGCGTCAACGCCCAGGGAGAGTGGTCGCGCCAGGTTGGCCGGGCCTGGCAGGGTATGCCCTCTCCCGTGCTGCAAGTAGAGCGCCAGGCCGAGTTGCTCAAAGCCCTACTCAACGACCATGTGGATCAGTTCTTTCGCAAAGTGCTAACGCTCCAGTTCACCTTCACCTCCGTCCCCTTTGATGGGCTGGTGGCTATTTCTGACGTTGGGATGATTCAGCGACCCCCAGGCTTTGCCACCAAACGGGTGCTCAAGGCCGATCAAATCACCAGCCGCATTCAAGAGATGCACGCGGCCTACCGCCGGGCCAGCGGGTTGTTCTCCCTCAACCTCAAAGATGCTGGGGCCGAATTTAGCGACAAGAGCGTGACCAATCTGGCGGAATTTTTGCTGCAACAGCACAGACCACAGCCGCAGTTAACTGATATGTCTGCCCCTACAGCACCCCTGCCCAGGGCCGTGGCACCGTCCTCCCCACCGGAGGTGAAATCCGCAGCGAAGCAGGTTGCATCGCCCGTTGCCAACCCGCCGTCGCCATCCACACCCCGGCCTCAAGCGGTCTCGCCTACCCTAAGAGCGGCTGCCCCCCCGGCAACCCAACTGTCTTCTCCCTCACCACAGCCTAGGCGAGGGCAGGTGGCTCCACCCTCTGCCGGGGCGGCCCCGGCTCACACCTGTCGCGCCTGTGGCAGCAGTCAGTTGGCCATCGTCTACGGCAAATATGGCTACTACTTTAAGTGTGCCGACTGTAGCGGCAACACGCCGATTAAGGTGACCTGCGCCAATGGCGAAAAGGCGAAAATTTCTAAGCAGGGGCGAGAATTTTATACTTTGTGCGACGACAGGGCAAACCCTCAGCTTTTTTACGTCAATCCCGAGACCTGA
- a CDS encoding trehalase family glycosidase, with product MLLQTSSILESPTIAAIKTYVRDQWQVLTRSPDQLLAAAYDEKIEHEKAGPWLLYISGQEDLDDVVAHLKQTVAPEVLEQVSVRNLPLECEQIEGHGLLYLPGDYVVPGGRFNELYGWDSYFILLGLLRDQQYALAKSLLEQLLYEVKHYGSVLNANRTYYLNRSQPPLLSPMVLAWYEHCQDTDWLLSTLPQLESYYYYWVVPPHLNQATGLSRYFSVVGGPAPEVLYSEIDEQGRSHFDRVKAYYRDHEVTDYDVSLYYDAEADELTDLFYRGDRAMRESGLDPTNRFGPFSVDVIHYAPVCLNVLLHQMEQDLAQIHGILGHSVLAQQWRDRADYRRGLIDRYLWNDSSGFYLDYNFRERCHCRYEYATAFYPLWSGAASPEQAQRLVENLPKFEAAGGFRTSNVVSGNQWDAPFGWAPFQYFAVKGLLRYGYSTEARRLAEKFVALLVKDFERCGVLLEKYNIETCTGEVSDDIKFGYSTNEVGFGWTNGVFLELLTVLEEQR from the coding sequence ATGCTCCTGCAAACTTCATCGATTCTCGAGTCTCCTACCATTGCCGCGATCAAAACCTACGTTCGCGATCAGTGGCAGGTGCTGACCCGTTCCCCCGATCAGCTGCTCGCCGCCGCCTACGACGAAAAAATTGAGCACGAAAAAGCAGGCCCCTGGCTGCTCTATATTTCCGGCCAGGAGGATCTCGACGATGTGGTAGCACACCTGAAGCAAACGGTTGCCCCTGAGGTTTTAGAGCAGGTTTCGGTCAGAAATCTGCCCCTGGAGTGCGAGCAAATTGAGGGCCACGGGCTGCTCTACCTGCCCGGCGACTATGTGGTGCCCGGCGGGCGCTTTAACGAACTCTACGGCTGGGACAGCTACTTTATTTTGCTCGGTTTGCTGCGCGACCAGCAGTACGCCCTGGCTAAAAGCCTGCTGGAGCAGCTGCTCTACGAGGTCAAGCACTACGGCAGCGTGCTCAACGCCAACCGCACCTACTACCTCAACCGATCGCAGCCGCCGCTGCTGTCGCCCATGGTGCTGGCCTGGTACGAGCACTGCCAGGATACCGACTGGCTGCTGAGCACCCTGCCCCAGCTGGAAAGCTACTACTACTACTGGGTGGTGCCGCCCCACCTCAACCAGGCCACCGGGCTGTCGCGCTACTTTTCGGTGGTGGGTGGCCCCGCCCCCGAGGTGCTGTACTCAGAGATCGACGAGCAGGGCCGCAGCCACTTTGACCGGGTCAAGGCCTACTACCGCGACCACGAGGTGACTGACTACGATGTCTCGCTCTACTACGACGCCGAGGCCGACGAGCTGACCGATCTGTTTTACCGGGGCGATCGCGCCATGCGCGAGTCGGGCCTCGACCCCACTAACCGCTTTGGCCCCTTCAGCGTCGATGTGATTCACTACGCGCCGGTCTGTCTCAACGTGCTGCTGCACCAGATGGAGCAAGACCTGGCCCAGATTCACGGCATTTTGGGGCATAGTGTGCTGGCCCAGCAGTGGCGCGATCGCGCCGACTACCGCCGCGGGCTGATCGACCGCTATCTGTGGAACGACAGCTCCGGCTTTTACCTCGACTACAACTTTCGCGAGCGCTGCCACTGCCGCTACGAATACGCCACCGCCTTCTACCCGCTGTGGAGCGGGGCCGCCTCCCCCGAGCAGGCCCAGCGTCTGGTTGAAAACCTGCCCAAGTTTGAAGCTGCCGGAGGCTTTAGAACCAGCAACGTGGTCTCCGGCAACCAGTGGGATGCCCCCTTCGGCTGGGCCCCCTTCCAATACTTTGCGGTGAAGGGTCTGCTGCGCTACGGCTACAGCACCGAAGCCCGGCGGCTGGCTGAAAAATTTGTTGCTCTGCTGGTCAAAGACTTTGAGCGCTGCGGCGTCTTGCTCGAAAAGTACAACATCGAAACCTGCACGGGCGAAGTGTCTGACGACATCAAGTTTGGCTACAGCACCAACGAAGTCGGCTTCGGCTGGACGAACGGCGTCTTTTTAGAGCTGCTGACCGTTTTAGAAGAACAGCGCTGA
- the treY gene encoding malto-oligosyltrehalose synthase produces MRIPTATYRIQFNPEFGFSAAQDIVDYLKNLGISDIYASPIFKARKGSTHGYDVVDPTQLNPELGGQEAFQPLIETVHHHGLGWLQDIVPNHMAYDGQNPYLMDVMEYGPDSEYFNFFDIEWEGPEELGGRVLAPMLGDFYDRCLERGEIQLSYDESGLSVNYYGLRFPVRIESYGPFLSYQSGRLAQQLDKSDRTFVKISGILYLVKNAIVDLKGREYRDQAQFAKGLLWDVYQDSDAVREFIDQNLVIFNGTPGQPSSFDLLDELLSEQFYRLSFWKVGAEELNYRRFFTVNELICLKIDNEEVFEQTHDLICQMVKTGQFNGVRIDHIDGLYDPSRYLERLRDRLGDTYIVIEKILEAEETLPSAWPIQGTSGYDSLVQLNGIFCQQDNQDAFTRLYQQLTGETTPYTELVSAKKRLIADTNLVGDINNLARFLKRVCQQYRYGRDLTLYGLRTAIEEVLIAFPIYCTYVNQEEISERDLAYMREALEAARKRIPQLVNELDLIERFVSLNFEGSLPEEEKAQWLHFVMRLQQFTGPLMAKGLEDTLFYGYNRFISLNEVGGTPGQFGLSLRQFHHRQQQRQQQWPHAINATSTHDTKRSEDVRARLNVLSELPGEWETAVNLWRSLNGSHKTVVRDQVVPDANDEYFLYQTLVGAFPFDDGELASFSDRIADYVVKAVREAKVHTAWLRPDADYEEGYVAFTRAILAPGDENKFLKEFRQFQRRIADYGIYNSLSQVVLKLMLPGVPDIYQGQELWDLSLVDPDNRRPVDYGRRRQWLQELQQWAEGDRPGLLKNLLEYRHDGRIKLWVTHCGLAARQAHGELFEQSDYQPLFARGEAEENVVAFARQWGDQGVVAIAPRFLTGLVEPGEYPIGAVWGDTTLALPGNARPWKNWITGDTFNAAEDARLSELLASFPVAILIAE; encoded by the coding sequence ATGCGTATTCCCACCGCTACCTATCGCATTCAGTTCAACCCGGAGTTTGGGTTTTCTGCGGCCCAAGACATTGTTGACTATCTCAAAAACCTGGGCATTTCAGATATTTACGCCTCGCCTATTTTCAAAGCGCGCAAGGGCAGTACCCACGGCTACGACGTGGTTGACCCCACCCAGCTCAACCCCGAACTCGGCGGCCAAGAGGCGTTTCAACCGCTGATTGAGACTGTGCACCACCACGGCCTCGGCTGGCTGCAAGACATTGTGCCCAACCATATGGCCTACGACGGCCAAAACCCGTACCTCATGGACGTGATGGAGTATGGGCCTGACTCGGAATACTTCAACTTTTTCGACATTGAGTGGGAAGGCCCCGAGGAGCTGGGCGGCAGAGTGCTGGCCCCGATGCTGGGGGACTTTTACGATCGCTGTCTGGAGCGCGGCGAAATTCAGCTCAGCTACGACGAGTCGGGGCTGAGCGTCAACTACTACGGTCTGCGGTTTCCGGTGCGCATTGAGTCCTACGGGCCGTTTTTGAGCTACCAGTCGGGGCGGTTGGCCCAGCAGCTCGACAAGAGCGATCGCACCTTTGTCAAAATTTCGGGCATTCTCTACCTGGTCAAAAATGCGATCGTCGATCTCAAGGGCCGCGAATATCGCGACCAGGCCCAGTTTGCCAAGGGCCTGCTGTGGGATGTCTACCAGGACAGCGACGCCGTGCGCGAGTTCATCGATCAAAACCTGGTGATCTTCAACGGCACCCCCGGCCAGCCCAGCAGCTTTGACCTGCTCGACGAGCTGCTCTCCGAACAGTTCTACCGCCTGTCGTTCTGGAAGGTGGGGGCTGAGGAACTCAACTACCGCCGGTTCTTCACCGTCAACGAGCTGATCTGCCTCAAGATCGACAACGAGGAGGTGTTTGAGCAGACCCACGATCTGATCTGCCAGATGGTCAAGACGGGACAGTTTAACGGCGTCAGAATTGACCACATCGACGGCCTCTACGACCCCAGCCGCTACCTGGAACGGCTGCGCGATCGCCTCGGCGACACCTACATCGTCATCGAAAAAATTCTCGAGGCCGAAGAGACTCTGCCCAGCGCCTGGCCCATTCAGGGTACCTCGGGCTACGACTCGCTGGTGCAGCTCAACGGCATTTTTTGCCAGCAGGACAACCAGGATGCCTTCACCCGCCTCTACCAGCAGCTGACCGGCGAAACCACCCCCTACACCGAGCTGGTGTCCGCCAAAAAACGGCTGATTGCCGACACCAACCTGGTGGGCGACATCAACAACCTGGCCCGGTTTCTCAAGCGGGTCTGCCAGCAGTACCGCTACGGGCGCGACCTCACCCTCTACGGCCTGCGCACCGCCATCGAAGAGGTGCTGATTGCCTTCCCCATCTACTGCACCTACGTCAACCAGGAGGAGATCTCCGAGCGCGATCTGGCCTACATGCGGGAGGCGCTGGAGGCCGCCCGCAAGCGGATTCCCCAGCTGGTCAACGAGCTGGACTTGATCGAGCGCTTCGTGTCGCTCAACTTTGAGGGCTCCCTGCCTGAGGAAGAGAAGGCCCAGTGGCTGCACTTTGTTATGCGCTTGCAGCAGTTTACCGGCCCGCTGATGGCCAAGGGCCTAGAAGACACGCTGTTCTACGGCTACAACCGCTTCATTAGCCTCAACGAGGTGGGCGGCACGCCGGGGCAGTTTGGGCTCTCGCTGCGGCAGTTTCATCACCGGCAGCAGCAGCGGCAGCAGCAGTGGCCCCACGCCATCAACGCCACCTCGACCCACGACACCAAGCGCAGCGAAGACGTGCGCGCCCGGCTCAACGTGCTCTCGGAGCTGCCCGGCGAGTGGGAGACGGCGGTCAACCTCTGGCGCAGCCTCAACGGCAGCCACAAGACGGTGGTGCGCGACCAGGTGGTGCCCGACGCCAACGATGAGTACTTTCTCTACCAAACCCTGGTGGGGGCGTTCCCGTTCGACGACGGGGAGCTGGCTAGCTTTAGCGATCGCATCGCCGACTACGTGGTCAAGGCCGTGCGCGAGGCCAAGGTGCACACCGCCTGGCTGCGCCCCGACGCCGACTACGAAGAGGGCTACGTGGCCTTCACCCGCGCCATTTTGGCCCCCGGCGACGAGAACAAGTTTCTCAAGGAGTTTCGCCAGTTTCAGCGGCGCATCGCCGACTACGGCATCTACAACTCGCTCTCCCAGGTGGTGCTGAAGCTGATGCTGCCGGGGGTGCCCGATATTTACCAGGGCCAAGAACTGTGGGACTTGAGCCTGGTTGACCCCGACAACCGCCGCCCGGTGGACTACGGTCGGCGTCGCCAGTGGCTCCAGGAATTGCAGCAGTGGGCTGAGGGCGATCGCCCCGGCCTGCTCAAAAACCTGCTGGAGTACCGCCACGACGGGCGCATCAAGCTGTGGGTGACCCACTGCGGGCTGGCGGCGCGGCAGGCCCACGGCGAGCTGTTTGAGCAGAGCGACTACCAGCCGTTGTTTGCCCGGGGCGAAGCCGAAGAGAATGTGGTTGCCTTTGCTCGCCAGTGGGGCGATCAGGGGGTGGTGGCGATCGCCCCGCGCTTTCTCACCGGTCTGGTAGAACCCGGCGAGTACCCCATTGGCGCGGTGTGGGGCGATACCACCCTGGCCCTGCCGGGGAACGCCCGCCCCTGGAAGAACTGGATTACCGGCGATACCTTTAACGCCGCCGAGGACGCCCGGCTGTCCGAGCTGCTGGCCAGTTTCCCCGTCGCCATCTTGATCGCCGAGTAG
- the treZ gene encoding malto-oligosyltrehalose trehalohydrolase — MRSDLKVGAILQADGRCHFTLWGPELDSVELRLLSPKKASFPMQKSEEGYWTITVDDVAAGTQYQYCINGADVRPDPASFYQPEGVHGPSAVVDLTTYQWSDGGWQNIPWSDYVIYEMHVGTFTAEGTFDSAIAQLADLKALGITAVEILPVAQFPGERNWGYDGVFPFATQNSYGGPDGLKRLVDACHREGLAVILDVVYNHLGPEGNYTGSYGPYTTDKYNTPWGNAINFDDTWSDGVRHYCIQNALYWLREFHIDGLRLDAIHAIYDFSAKHLLAEMAEAVAALSDELGKPLYVTAESDLNDTRIIRPAEQGGFALRAQWCDDFHHALHTLITGERYGYYQDFGTCAALATAIRDRFVYSGTYSPFRRRRHGNSATDLPSDQFIVCAQNHDQIGNAKGCDRLSKLVPFDALKLTAGVLLTSPYIPLIFMGEEYGEEAPFNYFIDHSDPDLIEAVYEGRKREFKEAHGFGEPAPAHEVATYESSKLNWHLRGEGQHKTLLNYYQRLLELRRQLKLNAPSYSNDMEISSDEDTKVIVYRRALPDGQLLCLMNFNQSVSVVDIAPPQQPWVLTFDSATAEWAGPGSSLPEKITEAQSLEMPPLGFTLYTTT, encoded by the coding sequence ATGAGATCAGACCTCAAAGTTGGAGCTATTCTCCAAGCCGATGGACGGTGCCATTTTACACTTTGGGGGCCTGAGCTAGACTCGGTCGAGCTGCGGCTGCTCTCGCCTAAAAAAGCCTCTTTCCCGATGCAGAAAAGTGAAGAAGGCTATTGGACAATTACTGTAGATGACGTAGCCGCAGGCACCCAGTACCAATACTGCATCAACGGGGCCGATGTGCGGCCCGACCCGGCGTCGTTTTATCAGCCCGAGGGGGTGCATGGCCCTTCGGCGGTGGTTGACCTCACCACCTACCAGTGGAGCGACGGCGGCTGGCAAAATATTCCCTGGTCAGACTACGTAATCTACGAGATGCACGTGGGCACCTTTACCGCTGAGGGCACCTTTGACTCGGCGATCGCCCAGCTGGCCGACCTCAAAGCCCTGGGCATTACCGCTGTGGAGATTTTGCCGGTGGCGCAGTTTCCCGGCGAGCGCAACTGGGGCTACGACGGTGTGTTCCCCTTTGCCACCCAAAACTCCTACGGCGGCCCCGACGGGCTCAAGCGCCTGGTCGATGCCTGCCACCGGGAGGGGCTGGCGGTGATTCTCGATGTGGTCTACAACCACCTGGGGCCAGAGGGCAACTACACCGGCAGCTACGGCCCCTACACCACCGACAAGTACAACACCCCCTGGGGCAACGCCATCAACTTTGACGACACCTGGTCTGACGGGGTGCGTCACTACTGCATTCAAAACGCCCTCTACTGGCTGCGCGAGTTTCACATCGATGGGCTGCGCCTCGACGCCATCCACGCCATCTACGACTTCAGCGCCAAGCACCTGCTGGCCGAGATGGCCGAGGCGGTGGCGGCGCTGTCTGACGAGTTGGGCAAGCCGCTCTATGTCACCGCCGAGAGCGACCTCAACGACACCCGCATCATTCGCCCCGCTGAGCAGGGCGGCTTTGCCCTGCGCGCCCAGTGGTGCGACGATTTTCACCACGCGCTGCACACCTTAATTACCGGTGAGCGCTACGGCTACTATCAAGACTTTGGTACCTGCGCGGCTCTGGCGACGGCGATTCGCGATCGCTTTGTCTACAGCGGTACTTACTCGCCCTTTCGGCGGCGGCGGCACGGCAACTCGGCCACCGATCTGCCCTCCGACCAGTTCATTGTCTGCGCCCAAAACCACGACCAGATCGGCAACGCCAAGGGCTGCGATCGCCTCTCTAAACTGGTGCCCTTTGACGCCCTCAAACTGACGGCGGGGGTGCTCTTGACTTCGCCCTACATTCCCCTGATTTTTATGGGCGAAGAATACGGCGAAGAAGCCCCCTTTAACTACTTCATTGACCACAGCGATCCCGATTTAATTGAGGCCGTCTACGAGGGCCGCAAGCGCGAGTTTAAAGAGGCCCACGGCTTTGGTGAACCTGCCCCCGCCCACGAGGTGGCCACCTACGAATCCTCAAAACTAAACTGGCACCTGCGCGGCGAAGGGCAGCACAAAACCCTGCTCAACTACTACCAGCGCCTGCTGGAGCTGCGGCGACAGCTAAAGCTCAATGCGCCCTCCTACTCTAACGATATGGAGATCAGCAGCGACGAAGACACAAAGGTGATTGTCTACCGCCGGGCGCTCCCGGATGGGCAGCTGCTCTGCCTGATGAACTTCAACCAGAGCGTCAGCGTCGTCGATATCGCACCGCCCCAGCAGCCCTGGGTGCTGACCTTTGATTCGGCCACTGCCGAGTGGGCCGGGCCAGGATCGTCCCTCCCCGAAAAAATTACTGAGGCCCAGTCTCTAGAAATGCCTCCCCTTGGGTTTACGCTTTATACAACAACGTAG
- a CDS encoding RluA family pseudouridine synthase: protein MPDLPFYPLDCFLSGVPLANSEATDYHYQGRCPRTGQHYRLPRTALARAIAQAVMAQLSDIHFPEGKMFGVLVVRSPDGEMGVLKAFSGLWQGQAQVPGWVPPIPGRQEVALQEARTLAALGAMRDRLRVLQQLPEREICARLQAELCRDRAQLNQRHRDRKQARDQQRQTLTSTLTGEALTNALAALEQESRGDKAELRQFKQRWRDRLAPLEATLEAADTEIAALKQQRRFLSRQLQTEMHAAYTLTNFAGESLAIQKLAAQGNLPTGTGDCCAPKLLHAAAQLGLVPLAMAEFWWGSPQGDKQPGEFYGACADRCQPIMGFLLSGLAAQVLQSATLPVGAQHAAPLQPPRIEGIPPELGIPVLYQDPWLIAVDKPAGLLSVPGRYRDRADSALTRLRLTLPQDAFLQPVHRLDQDTSGLLLLALDADTHRQLSQQFAQRQVAKTYQAIVVGDVAAPSGLINLPLWGDPTQRPRQQVNWQQGKPSQTKFEVLHREGALTRIAFYPLTGRTHQLRIHAAHPQGLNAPIVGDRLYGHSAPGQRLHLHAQSLQFTHPHSQAAMLIDSAVPF, encoded by the coding sequence GTGCCTGATCTCCCCTTTTACCCCCTCGACTGCTTTTTAAGCGGCGTGCCGCTGGCTAACTCAGAGGCGACTGACTACCACTACCAGGGCCGCTGCCCCCGCACCGGGCAGCACTACCGACTGCCCCGCACTGCCCTGGCGCGGGCGATCGCCCAGGCAGTCATGGCCCAGCTCAGTGACATCCACTTCCCCGAGGGCAAAATGTTTGGGGTGCTGGTGGTGCGATCGCCCGACGGAGAGATGGGGGTACTCAAAGCGTTTTCGGGCCTGTGGCAGGGGCAGGCGCAGGTGCCCGGCTGGGTGCCACCCATACCGGGCAGGCAGGAGGTGGCCCTGCAAGAGGCCCGCACCCTCGCCGCCCTGGGGGCCATGAGAGATCGTCTGCGGGTGTTGCAGCAGCTGCCCGAGCGAGAGATCTGCGCCCGGTTGCAGGCAGAATTGTGCCGCGATCGCGCCCAGCTCAACCAGCGGCACCGCGATCGCAAACAGGCCCGCGACCAGCAGCGCCAAACTCTAACCAGCACCCTCACTGGGGAGGCGCTGACCAATGCCCTCGCCGCTCTAGAGCAAGAGAGCCGGGGCGATAAGGCCGAGCTGCGGCAGTTTAAGCAGCGGTGGCGCGATCGCCTTGCCCCCCTAGAGGCCACCCTTGAGGCTGCTGATACCGAGATTGCTGCCCTTAAACAGCAGCGTCGCTTCCTATCTCGCCAGCTCCAGACCGAGATGCACGCTGCTTACACCCTCACCAACTTTGCGGGCGAATCCCTGGCCATCCAGAAGTTAGCGGCCCAGGGCAACCTGCCCACGGGCACGGGCGACTGCTGCGCCCCCAAGCTGCTGCACGCGGCGGCCCAGCTCGGTCTGGTGCCCCTGGCCATGGCCGAGTTTTGGTGGGGCTCGCCCCAGGGCGACAAACAGCCCGGTGAATTCTACGGAGCCTGCGCCGATCGCTGCCAGCCGATCATGGGCTTTCTGCTGTCGGGCCTGGCGGCCCAGGTGTTGCAGAGCGCCACCCTCCCCGTAGGGGCACAGCATGCTGCGCCCCTACAACCCCCACGCATTGAGGGTATTCCACCAGAATTGGGGATTCCTGTTCTCTACCAAGACCCGTGGCTGATCGCGGTGGATAAGCCCGCCGGGCTGCTGTCGGTGCCGGGGCGCTACCGCGATCGCGCCGACAGCGCCCTCACCCGCCTGCGCCTAACGCTGCCACAAGACGCCTTTCTACAACCCGTCCACCGCCTCGACCAGGATACCTCTGGGCTGCTGCTGCTGGCCCTCGATGCCGACACCCACCGCCAGCTCAGCCAGCAGTTTGCCCAGCGCCAGGTGGCCAAAACCTACCAGGCGATCGTCGTCGGAGACGTTGCCGCCCCCTCAGGGCTTATCAACCTACCGCTCTGGGGAGACCCGACCCAGCGACCCCGGCAGCAGGTGAACTGGCAGCAGGGCAAACCCAGCCAAACCAAGTTTGAGGTGCTGCACCGCGAGGGAGCGCTGACGCGCATCGCCTTCTACCCGCTGACGGGCCGCACCCACCAGCTCCGCATCCACGCCGCCCACCCCCAGGGATTGAATGCGCCGATTGTGGGCGATCGCCTCTACGGCCACAGCGCACCGGGGCAACGCCTGCACCTCCACGCCCAATCGCTGCAATTCACCCATCCCCACAGCCAGGCCGCGATGCTTATAGACTCCGCCGTGCCGTTTTAG
- a CDS encoding helix-turn-helix transcriptional regulator, producing the protein MADESAPQAESKLSPIEVLRLERTKLTQDELAVRCGIPRSTYQRWIAGKTEAKLSLAQLKALGRELGIERLEDIPDDFSAR; encoded by the coding sequence ATGGCTGACGAAAGCGCTCCGCAGGCAGAATCAAAGCTCTCACCTATAGAGGTCTTGAGGTTAGAGCGCACTAAACTGACTCAAGATGAGTTGGCGGTTCGCTGCGGCATACCCCGATCTACCTACCAGCGCTGGATTGCGGGCAAGACCGAGGCAAAGTTAAGCCTGGCCCAGCTCAAAGCCCTTGGTCGAGAGTTGGGAATTGAGCGGCTTGAAGATATTCCAGACGATTTTTCGGCCAGGTAA